The Phycisphaerae bacterium genome contains the following window.
AGTCCTTTCAGCCGAGCGAAGCTCGCCAGATTGGTGAGAAAGTCGTTATCGCCGCGAATGATCAACATTTCGGCGTCAATCTCACGCATTCTCTCGTCGGGATGTCCATCGGTGGACAAGTCAGTCCACATGCCGATGACGCTTGCCGCGAACTTGTCATAATCAGGTTTGGGATTCAGACGCATATAAGCTTCGTAACTTGCCGGAAACATGTCCTTCCACCTTTGGCCGGTCATTCCGCAGATCATCTCCCAGCAAGGCTCCTTTTCGTTCATTTCCCAGCTTGCGCCAACGGTGACGACTTTTTGGAGACGCGGATCCTTCCTGGCCGCATACCTGTAAGCCACGACGCCCCCGTCGCTGAAACCGAATAGGCTGAACTCGCGAAGATCGAGAGCTTGGATCACGGCCGCAAGATCATTTTCCAGCACTTTGTACGACAGCTTCTCGCTTCCAAGGCTTGACCGCCCGTGGCCACGACTATCGAGTCCTATCAGCCGGAAGTGTCGGGCAAGGGCTGG
Protein-coding sequences here:
- a CDS encoding alpha/beta hydrolase yields the protein MTRYHTVFDHARGRLVSSGTAEIYVEEIGNPTAPVLLMLHGGFGTIKDFNGITPALARHFRLIGLDSRGHGRSSLGSEKLSYKVLENDLAAVIQALDLREFSLFGFSDGGVVAYRYAARKDPRLQKVVTVGASWEMNEKEPCWEMICGMTGQRWKDMFPASYEAYMRLNPKPDYDKFAASVIGMWTDLSTDGHPDERMREIDAEMLIIRGDNDFLTNLASFARLKGLVPKVHLLNIPFAEHAAFDESPDIVLHALMQFMGVDAIPSTGG